The Engraulis encrasicolus isolate BLACKSEA-1 chromosome 3, IST_EnEncr_1.0, whole genome shotgun sequence genome segment AAAGCCGTGTAGGCCATAGCCATGctagtgtagagcagtggttcccagcctatgggtcgggacccaacctatgggtcaccaaagatccacagtgggtcgcgaagccctcttgattttaagggctttttaataccatatatagcccatgttgaataaatgacaaagcaaaccaatatatgcatagaagcaacacaatgtaagtgatacattaaacagttattctatatttgactgaagacatattgaggaataaaatgataactaatgagttttcgcaggaaatagagtatcatgtgactcatgcgggcgctcgcgcgattgggtcaccaaacctTAGAATGATAAAAATAtgagtccctgaagaaaaaggttgggaaccactggtgtagagtacCGCCTCACCCTGTCCTGGTAGCCCTGCTGGGCCAGCCTCGCTGTCTCCAAATGCAGCTGCTCCTCCTCCAGTCGGAGTGCTTCCagcgcctccgcctcctcctgctcgcgcctcctctcctcctcccactgcTCACGACGGCGCTCCTCCACCTGCatgattcaaacacacacacacacacacacacacacacacacacacacacacacacacacacacacacacacacacacacacacacacacacacacacacacacacacacttaaccatgtgttcacaaaaaaacacacaaaacatggaCAGGTTTTCCCTCTAGTTAGCACTAAATCGTAAGAAGTAACTTcaacattgtgtgtatgtgtgtgtgtgtgtgtgcacgtgcatgcgtgcgtgatgtCCATCCCCCTCACCTGAGCGTTGATCTCCTGCATGCGTGTGTCGCTCACCTGTGCATTGatcacgtacatgtgtgtgtgtgcgtgtgtgtgcacgtgcatgcgtgcgtgatgtCCATCCCCCTCACCTGAGCGTTGATTTCCTGCATGCGTGTCTCCCTCACCTGTGCATTgatcacgtgcatgtgtgtatgtgtgtgtgtgcacgtgcacgtgcatgcgtgcgtgatgtCCATCCCCCTCACCTGAGCGTTGATCTCCTGCATGCGCGTGGTCCTGTGCCccgccttctcctccttctcctgctgccGGCTGAGGCGCTCCTCCTCCAGCTGTTCCATCAGCTCCTCGCgcctcctcaccacctcctcctgcgCCTCCCGGTTCTCCAGCATCTTCACCTCTAGCTGCTCCTGCCGCTCCGCCAGGACCTGAGTTTAACAAGATAAAAAGCGGGGAAAGACAAGAGAAGGATGTTTACACTGCGGTTATTACAGGGATTCGTTATTTATGGGGAGCATGGCCTTCAAAACTGGGATGCATCTCCCACCAGACGGGACATTGAAAATTggattaagttaaaaaaaaaaagaagtaggtTAAAAGATTTTAACTACAAAGATGCAGCTGTATGATGCTAGAGCAACAAGTGATTGTATTTTGACCAGAAATAATACAGTTATTCTGGTATTCTCTCTGTTTTAACTGTTCAAAGGCATCACACATCACACTTTTGTAAATTGCCTTGAAATGAAGGATGGATCCATACCTCCTTCATGAgcttctctctggctctcttctctctgtcccactccgcctctctcttctcccacatACGCTTGGCCTCCTCACTGTGGAGACACAGGGTGTTAGTCGGCCATTTCAACACACCATACATAATCACAAAAGAAGAGCTGAGACGCAGCAGGAGGAGTTTGTCTTTTGTGGTCCTCTTCTCggtaaggaaacaaagaaagttggcgcctgcgccttaacttaggatcgcttgttgcttggtgcgactgctcaccaaaaatagtgatactaggacagtcaaacagatgaggcgcacacaaggcttgcaggttcaaaaagtgtattgtgtccgacaaattaacaaaagaagttgacggaaaatatctggagctacaaacgtttcggatctagtacattatcaatgtctccagtagcacCGATCTGAAACGTTTGTAgcttgcaagccttgtgtgcgcctcatctgtTTGACTGTCCTAGTGGTCCTCTTCTCACCTGTAGAGCAGTTCAAACTCCTCCTCGCGCTGCCTCTCCAGCTGCAGCTGCTCCTCCAGGATCTGCTTCATCCAGGCGGCGTCGGCCACCGCCCTCTGCCGCCGCGCGCTCTCCAGCGACCGGTCCTGCTGCTCCGCCGCCACCAGCGCCGCCATGATGCGCCGGTCAGACTCCTGTGGGGAGGACGGGGTTAAAGGTCAGAGGGCAAAAGTCAAGTTGCAGGTCGTCACACACATAGATATGAAGACAAGATGCCGTGTTCTGGTTTTTGGTGTGGTGGTCTAACACTGGGCACCACCATCATGGGTCGCTATACAATGTTTTTCACAGATGTTCATAGATTTACCACCACCTAGAGGATAATGTGCGTATCACCATGTCAATGATTGACGGCAGCATTAAACATGGCGGTgatctgacttcagccattcgttcCGTTCCAAATGAGTGGTCAACACGGTATCTATCCAGTGTTCTTAGTTATGGGCCATACCTAGTAGGCTAGACACTGCACCACTGAGATCGGTCATGATGAGCTAGTTTGTGGAACACAGGGAGAGATAGGACTCGCATCTCCTCCTCAAGTGATGGATATTACAGAAACTCGCTGTCCAGTTTTATAACTGGGAGTAGGTATAAATGACTACAGGTTTCAGGTAGAAAACCATAGAAAACTGTGGCGTGTATGGTTATGTCTTTGCCATATGGCAATTCACACTTGCTTCATTCAAATGTATTGAATTGAAGGCGTGTGGCATAACAAAGGCCCATCGTGCAACACACTCACCAGCTCTTCCTGCACCTCCTGTGCTTTCCTCTTCAGCTGCATCCGGTACTGACGCGTCAGGAACCGCctgaacaacacacaacacagcacaagaaATATAACGAGGAAGAGAAGACAGACACCCAGTTTCAGCAGCAAGTGCTGCATCAGGGGTGCTAGCTGTAGGGGCAAGGGATGTGCCTGAGCAGCTgattacctgcacacacacacaacacagccagCGCCTGAcattgacttttttgctcaccagccactaatgttttttttccgagccattcagcctttctactaccAAATTTATTTACTTTATATctcacaactagaaatgcactcagagaatgcaaACCTCCGCCAGGAAAGCTGAATTTGTTCTAATATTTGCGACATGGTGTGGTGTGATCCAtgcaggcctatataggcctacataccattgtgttcagagaagtgaCAGACATGCTAACagagaaatcgggcgatcacataacctcctggcggaggtaataatagcCTACACTCAACCTGGTGAGTTGGTGTAGCACTGGACTAATACAGGTCAGATAGGACGGCAAACCCATCATCCGATCAAAACGCAAGGGTCATAGAGGTACAGAGTTTAAACGGTCTCTCGCCCACCACAGCCCTTAGCTTTCTGAATTGTGCAGTGCTAGACAATCTTTTCCATAtcatagtctggcttgccaggctaccaCTGTAGTGGTACAGTCCAGTAAATTGTATTGGCCGCATTCCAGAAGTCATATTCAACTTCTGAACTTTATTGTCCCAAAACAGCAATTGATTGCACAGCAAGACATCCGAACAACATATGGACACCACAGATGACAAGACAGAACAGACCCTAAAGTGCAGTGTGCACATAATAAAAAAAGGTTATAAACTATATATTAAGCTTATcaaaatgtgtaatgaatgtaggAATAGTCCCCTACCCCAGATTGGCTTTCCtgcgctcctcctctgccctcctcctctcctcctccagtctctccacctcccaggtctgggCCAATAGggactcctcctccttcttcagacGCTTTGCCTGCGGGGAGGAGGGAGACGCACAATGGGTTATTGTAGTGGACGTGGTTAAGGCAAAGCATAATCAATTGAGGCCTAGGTCTAAAAAGGAACCAGGTTCTAATGTAAAATGTAGTTTCGGCAAAATCTCCTGTGGAAAATTGAAGCAAAATAATTGAAGATTCAGTTTGGACTGAATTCATTTCTGCATTGAGTTTATAATTAGTTTATGtagggtgatgtgtgtgtattaattCTTTACATGTGTAATAACAAGAAAAGTTTTAAATAATGTAATCTGATCTAGTATCACGTGCTGTGTATGCCTACTAATGAAAAGAAATCTTGTGTACCATTTTAATGAATATTACTCCAGGAAATATGACAGTAATGTCATTAAATCAATTTGCACATTGAACATCTAAGATGTCTTCATCAAAATGTGCACGAATAGCTATTCACAGATGGCTATGTGTGCAGCACAGTGTGCTGAAGCACGAGCTAATGCCACTTCAACCCTCAACCTAGCCACAGCCCAGCAATTAAGGTGCCGCACCCCCGTGGATTAAAATATTGAAATATGTGGCCATATGGTGCTGTGTGTTCACCCGCAGATAAGTCGGCATATGGCTCCGCCAGTGTGCACATAGTAAGTGCTGAGGACATGCTTTCTGCCCATGCTGGAATAGGAGGGGTGTGAACACTAGGGCTGGTAAACAGTACTACAGCTCTATTTTCAGCGCTTTAtatgtgtttttgtacatttctgttcTGTTGCCTAAGAGACTGTTTGATAAGAAACTGATGATGAcattgatcttttttttcttggaaaagaAACAATGAACGAAAGATGAAAATACTGTGTCTTTACTAACAAAATAAAaccattttttagagcagtgttcaaatattttttctttactatgtttttttttaatttgccatGTGCCCACACTTCAGGATAGCCGGGTCTCACACTTTGCGCCAGCTCTTCCACTTAaactttcccctctcctcatcccccctctGTTCTCCTAAAGTCACCTGTCAAGTGCTCCTCATTTATActactcctcatccccctcttttaTCCTAAGAGATCTTCCCAGCTCTACTcctccatctttcctctcctccccctcttttctcccAAGTCATCTGCCCACCTCTTCTCCCCATCCCCTTCTTTTCTCCTAAGAGATCTGCCcagctcacctcctcctccatctttcctctcctccccctcttttctcccAAGTCATCTGCCCACCTCTTCTCCCCATCCCCTTCTTTTCTCCTAAGAGATCTGCCcagctcacctcctcctccattcttcctctcatccccttctTTTCTCCTAAGAGATCTGCCcagctcacctcctcctctctgagTTTCAGCTCCTCCATCTGCTCTCGGAGCTCCTccgccctcctcctgtcctcctctttcctcttctcctctgccgccTTTATCCTCTCCATCGCCTCTCTGCGGGCTCGCTCGTACTCGTTTTCAAAACGCTTCTTTTCCTCTTGGGCCTTCTCCTCACACTGGGTGTCAGGAAGAGAGAAAATATCACAGAGCACAGAAGAATCACATTATACCCAGTGGGCCAAAACCATGAGGCACATTTCAAATGCTTATATTTCAGTACATGAAATATGAATGCAGAAATGCTTACACATACAATAGAAATGATAGAGAGTAACCAATACATGACTTGGAAATCTAACATTTCTATTACATTTAGTTTCACATCACCAGGTGACACATGCAGTACATGGTGGTGGCTAAAGTGGAGAAAGATGGCAACGGTGCTCACACAATGACACAAAATATTGGTGACCCTTGTGGTAATAAAGGTGGTGGTATTAACGTGTTAAAAATAATGTGACTTCGTTTCGACCTAAAATGTGACGTAATTTCACCCCAGTGTGTCTGGTAATCAACTACCCATTCCAAATTTACTTAAATGGGTGTAACTTATCAGCTGGGTGACCATACAACACAGCTTGttagggtgaggtgaggtgagatgttAATGTTCATACCTGCTTCTTCTCTTCTTGCTGTACCTGCCACTGGCCAACCACATGTTCTTTATGCAGCTCTGACTCCACCTGTTAGCATAAGCAAACAAAAAGGAGAGAGCAAGACATGGGCAACACAGGAGAGTTTTAAATAAAAGTCACTGGGTTGTGGGCAGAAGCCAACAGGTTAGTGTAGATGGCATGGGTCACCGCATTCGCTATCAGATTGGCTCAACACAGAGGTCTGTGTTGACGCCTTCCCTTTTCAGGTGTCACAAGTGAGACTATGATGTGACCTCTTCATAAATTGTAGGAATCAGATATTActtattaatatatatttttgggaaaTGATATCTAAGATAACAGAAATACtttcaaaaaatattttacacttAAATAAAATTGACACAATATGGCAAAGCCTCGCAGCTGAGGGGGTATCTAGTTCCTGTAATTATGCACAGTAAGTAACCGTAGCAACCAACCTTTCGTAGTTCAGGGTTGTTTGTCTTCCAGTGTTCTCGTAGCAACTCCTGAGCCAGCTGTGAAATCCAGAGTGAGAGAAATGTCAGACTTCGCAGGGGCACTGAACTGTTTAGTTTGACACTCCCCTAGATGAGAAAAGTCATTGCAAATGCCACTGTCTCTATAAGCGTCACAAGTGTGATTGAAGGAAGTATGA includes the following:
- the tchp gene encoding trichoplein keratin filament-binding protein codes for the protein MALPTFATYSQMVRRREHEARLRQQWENHSKYYHDQIARTAKQVHWSSRQSYEQSMSAYHRRRVEEEKRQRLEARRGRLRALLQEERDTLEAELKQIPKRSTLTQELVEQTESLRSAKEERRKKLAQELLREHWKTNNPELRKVESELHKEHVVGQWQVQQEEKKQCEEKAQEEKKRFENEYERARREAMERIKAAEEKRKEEDRRRAEELREQMEELKLREEEAKRLKKEEESLLAQTWEVERLEEERRRAEEERRKANLGRFLTRQYRMQLKRKAQEVQEELESDRRIMAALVAAEQQDRSLESARRQRAVADAAWMKQILEEQLQLERQREEEFELLYSEEAKRMWEKREAEWDREKRAREKLMKEVLAERQEQLEVKMLENREAQEEVVRRREELMEQLEEERLSRQQEKEEKAGHRTTRMQEINAQVEERRREQWEEERRREQEEAEALEALRLEEEQLHLETARLAQQGYQDRIRGRPRTAWT